From Ipomoea triloba cultivar NCNSP0323 chromosome 5, ASM357664v1, the proteins below share one genomic window:
- the LOC116020615 gene encoding CDPK-related kinase 3-like isoform X2: MTTAISIEDVRREVKILKALSGHHNLIKFYDAFEDAQNVYIVMELCEGGELLDRILSRGGRYTEEDAKRVIVQILNVVAFCHLQGVVHRDLKPENFLFTKREEDAPMKVIDFGLSDFIKPDQRLNDIVGSAYYVAPEVLHRSYNVEADMWSIGVITYILLCGSRPFWARTESGIFRSVLRADPNFEDAPWPGVSAEARDFVRRLLNKDHRKRMSAAQALTHPWLRLENSAVPLDILIYKLVKSYIRSSPLKRAALKALSKALTEQDLFYLRAQFELLEPIDGFISLENFRTALMKNMTDAMRESRVFEILSLMEPLSYKQMDFEEFCAAAISVYHLEALENWEQIASAAFENFDREGNRVISVEELAHEQNLGPTAYALLKDWIRADGKLNFVGYTKFLHGVTIRSANARFHR, from the exons ATGACTACAGCCATATCCATTGAAGATGTTCGTAGGGAAGtgaaaattttgaaagcattatCTGGACATCATAATCTGATCAAATTTTATGATGCATTTGAGGATGCTCAAAATGTCTACATTGTGATGGA ATTGTGTGAAGGAGGGGAACTATTAGATAGAATACTATCAAG AGGTGGAAGATACACGGAGGAGGATGCTAAGAGAGTTATTGTGCAAATATTGAATGTTGTAGCCTTTTGTCATCTTCAAGGTGTTGTGCATCGTGATCTGAAGCCGGAG AACTTTCTTTTTACCAAAAGAGAAGAAGATGCTCCCATGAAGGTTATTGACTTTGGTCTCTCTGATTTTATCAAACCAG ATCAACGTCTCAATGATATTGTTGGCAGTGCATACTATGTTGCACCTGAAGTACTTCATAGATCATACAATGTTGAAGCAGACATGTGGAGTATTGGTGTGATAACCTATATCTTATTATGTGGAAGCAGACCTTTTTGGGCACGTACCGAGTCGGGAATCTTCCGTTCTGTACTACGAGCAGATCCTAATTTTGAGGATGCACCTTGGCCAGGTGTATCTGCAGAAGCCAGAGATTTTGTGAGACGGCTTTTGAATAAAGACCATAGAAAAAGAATGAGTGCAGCACAAGCACTGA CTCATCCATGGCTGAGACTCGAAAATTCTGCTGTGCCTTTGgatatattaatctataaattGGTCAAGTCATATATCCGATCCTCACCGTTGAAACGTGCAGCACTGAAG GCTCTTTCAAAAGCTTTGACCGAACAAGATTTGTTCTACCTCAGGGCTCAATTCGAGCTTTTGGAACCAATAGATGGTTTTATCTCACTTGAAAACTTCAGAACG GCCCTCATGAAAAATATGACTGATGCCATGAGGGAATCCAGGGTTTTTGAAATCTTAAGCCTG ATGGAGCCACTATCCTATAAACAGATGGACTTTGAAGAATTCTGTGCTGCTGCAATCAGTGTATATCACCTCGAAGCTCTTGAAAATTGGGAACAGATCGCGAGTGCAGCTTTCGAGAACTTTGACAGAGAAGGAAACCGCGTAATTTCTGTAGAGGAATTGGCACAT GAACAGAACTTGGGGCCGACAGCTTACGCTCTTCTCAAGGACTGGATAAGAGCTGACGGGAAATTAAACTTCGTGGGGTACACAAAATTCTTGCACGGCGTGACAATTCGCAGTGCAAATGCAAGGTTTCATAGATAA
- the LOC116020862 gene encoding protein IQ-DOMAIN 14-like isoform X1: MGKTGGGSWLGLVKKAFRSPSKDTEKSSSSRRREEESEQEEEEKKRGKRRWIFRKVPAVHETTVHHIKVESTATTRQTNLGVKNSLNLSGGNQGKRCLSSEDNAAEPNQRQTIAVAMAAAAAAAEAVAATAQAAVEIIRLTRPSLLVKEQHAAIAIQTAFRGYLARKALRALKGVVKLQAIVRGHNVRKRAKMTLQCMQSLVRVQTQVCDRRRRLSSEGSLNSMFNGPNTTTEPHFSHRRSTSKTDLRATALQRESVLAYAFSQQMWSSSKEEEDTNSNEELEDYQRSYNRTILRRASFDQPRDPIRTVEVDTAQSYSNSAPSFRRLQNQYSQDHQQKLCSYIAPVPSPLHRMHQNHSSPCTPPCKIKPILVHSITPQFTREERNHPTPETPNSLSSYFHHRSSVSTATRTPTSQPNYMASTASAMARSQSAPRQRPLTPDREKNPSAKKRLSFPVPDACNNDTITNGYSSDHTLMSSTQKTTYH; the protein is encoded by the exons ATGGGGAAGACTGGAGGGGGTTCCTGGTTAGGCTTAGTTAAAAAGGCTTTCAGATCACCTTCCAAGGACACTGAGaagagcagcagcagcagaagaagagaagaagaatcagagcaagaagaagaagaaaag AAGAGAGGAAAACGACGATGGATTTTCCGGAAGGTGCCTGCAGTCCATGAAACAACAGTCCACCACATTAAAGTAGAAAGCACTGCTACCACTAGACAGACAAATTTGGGTGTAAAGAACTCACTAAACCTCAGTGGAGGAAACCAGGGAAAACGTTGTCTGTCGTCCGAGGATAATGCTGCAGAGCCTAACCAAAGACAGACAATTGCAGTGGCCATGGCTgcagctgctgctgctgctgaggCTGTGGCTGCAACTGCACAAGCAGCGGTCGAGATCATTCGCCTAACAAGGCCTTCCCTTTTGGTCAAAGAACAGCATGCTGCTATTGCCATTCAGACAGCATTCAGAGGATACTTG GCAAGAAAAGCGCTTCGAGCACTGAAGGGAGTTGTGAAGCTGCAGGCCATAGTAAGAGGACATAATGTTCGGAAGAGGGCGAAGATGACTCTGCAGTGTATGCAGTCACTGGTAAGAGTGCAAACTCAGGTGTGTGACCGCCGCAGAAGGTTATCCTCTGAAGGGAGCTTGAATTCCATGTTTAATGGCCCAAACACCACAACTGAGCCTCATTTCTCACATAGAAGATCCACT TCTAAAACTGATCTCAGAGCTACTGCGTTACAGCGCGAAAGTGTTCTTGCTTATGCCTTCTCTCAACAG ATGTGGAGCTCAAGTAAGGAGGAAGAGGATACAAACAGCAATGAAGAGCTTGAGGACTATCAGAGGTCATATAACAGAACAATTCTGAGGAGAGCTTCTTTTGATCAACCTAGAGATCCCATTAGGACAGTTGAAGTTGACACAGCCCAGTCTTATTCCAACTCTGCTCCTAGTTTTAGGAGACTCCAAAATCAGTATTCCCAGGACCATCAACAAAAACTATGTTCCTACATTGCACCAGTCCCCTCACCTCTCCACAGAATGCACCAAAACCACTCATCACCCTGCACCCCTCCCTGCAAGATTAAGCCCATCTTGGTCCACTCAATCACCCCTCAATTCACAAGAGAAGAGAGGAACCACCCGACACCCGAAACGCCTAATTCCCTCTCAAGCTACTTCCACCACAGATCAAGTGTCAGCACTGCAACCAGGACTCCAACAAGTCAGCCAAATTACATGGCATCCACTGCATCAGCAATGGCTCGGTCGCAAAGTGCCCCGAGGCAGAGGCCTTTGACACCAGACAGAGAAAAGAACCCTTCTGCAAAGAAACGCCTCTCCTTCCCCGTCCCAGACGCCTGTAACAACGACACTATCACCAACGGTTACTCCTCGGATCATACCTTGATGAGCTCTACCCAAAAGACTACCTATCACTAA
- the LOC116020615 gene encoding CDPK-related kinase 4-like isoform X1: MGHCCSKVVTDNDDVVATAGGGAVANNHHRPKPPPSPAAHQPSAANGNTPAYSFTASPWQSPYPAGIAPSPSPAGTPRRKFKWPFPPPSPAKPIMSALLKRQGPASAKPREGPIPEENGGGGGEAGDRPLDKSFGYPKNFGSKYELGKEVGRGHFGHTCLAKGKKGELKNQSVAVKIISKAKMTTAISIEDVRREVKILKALSGHHNLIKFYDAFEDAQNVYIVMELCEGGELLDRILSRGGRYTEEDAKRVIVQILNVVAFCHLQGVVHRDLKPENFLFTKREEDAPMKVIDFGLSDFIKPDQRLNDIVGSAYYVAPEVLHRSYNVEADMWSIGVITYILLCGSRPFWARTESGIFRSVLRADPNFEDAPWPGVSAEARDFVRRLLNKDHRKRMSAAQALTHPWLRLENSAVPLDILIYKLVKSYIRSSPLKRAALKALSKALTEQDLFYLRAQFELLEPIDGFISLENFRTALMKNMTDAMRESRVFEILSLMEPLSYKQMDFEEFCAAAISVYHLEALENWEQIASAAFENFDREGNRVISVEELAHEQNLGPTAYALLKDWIRADGKLNFVGYTKFLHGVTIRSANARFHR; this comes from the exons ATGGGGCATTGTTGCAGCAAGGTAGTTACGGACAACGACGACGTCGTCGCCACCGCCGGTGGCGGCGCCGTCGCTAACAACCACCATCGTCCCAAGCCACCTCCTTCTCCGGCTGCTCATCAGCCGTCCGCCGCGAATGGGAACACTCCGGCGTATTCCTTCACCGCTAGTCCATGGCAGAGCCCCTATCCGGCGGGAATCGCTCCCTCGCCGTCGCCGGCCGGCACGCCCAGGAGGAAATTCAAGTGGCCGTTCCCTCCGCCCTCGCCGGCGAAGCCGATAATGTCAGCTCTACTGAAGCGGCAGGGGCCCGCGTCGGCCAAGCCGAGAGAGGGGCCGATTCCGGAGGAaaatggcggcggcggcggcgaagcCGGAGATAGACCGCTTGATAAGAGTTTTGGGTATCCGAAGAATTTCGGGTCCAAATATGAACTGGGAAAAGAGGTGGGTCGAGGGCATTTTGGTCATACTTGCCTTGCTAAAGGTAAAAAGGGAGAGCTCAAGAATCAATCTGTAGCTGTGAAGATCATTTCCAAAGCAAAG ATGACTACAGCCATATCCATTGAAGATGTTCGTAGGGAAGtgaaaattttgaaagcattatCTGGACATCATAATCTGATCAAATTTTATGATGCATTTGAGGATGCTCAAAATGTCTACATTGTGATGGA ATTGTGTGAAGGAGGGGAACTATTAGATAGAATACTATCAAG AGGTGGAAGATACACGGAGGAGGATGCTAAGAGAGTTATTGTGCAAATATTGAATGTTGTAGCCTTTTGTCATCTTCAAGGTGTTGTGCATCGTGATCTGAAGCCGGAG AACTTTCTTTTTACCAAAAGAGAAGAAGATGCTCCCATGAAGGTTATTGACTTTGGTCTCTCTGATTTTATCAAACCAG ATCAACGTCTCAATGATATTGTTGGCAGTGCATACTATGTTGCACCTGAAGTACTTCATAGATCATACAATGTTGAAGCAGACATGTGGAGTATTGGTGTGATAACCTATATCTTATTATGTGGAAGCAGACCTTTTTGGGCACGTACCGAGTCGGGAATCTTCCGTTCTGTACTACGAGCAGATCCTAATTTTGAGGATGCACCTTGGCCAGGTGTATCTGCAGAAGCCAGAGATTTTGTGAGACGGCTTTTGAATAAAGACCATAGAAAAAGAATGAGTGCAGCACAAGCACTGA CTCATCCATGGCTGAGACTCGAAAATTCTGCTGTGCCTTTGgatatattaatctataaattGGTCAAGTCATATATCCGATCCTCACCGTTGAAACGTGCAGCACTGAAG GCTCTTTCAAAAGCTTTGACCGAACAAGATTTGTTCTACCTCAGGGCTCAATTCGAGCTTTTGGAACCAATAGATGGTTTTATCTCACTTGAAAACTTCAGAACG GCCCTCATGAAAAATATGACTGATGCCATGAGGGAATCCAGGGTTTTTGAAATCTTAAGCCTG ATGGAGCCACTATCCTATAAACAGATGGACTTTGAAGAATTCTGTGCTGCTGCAATCAGTGTATATCACCTCGAAGCTCTTGAAAATTGGGAACAGATCGCGAGTGCAGCTTTCGAGAACTTTGACAGAGAAGGAAACCGCGTAATTTCTGTAGAGGAATTGGCACAT GAACAGAACTTGGGGCCGACAGCTTACGCTCTTCTCAAGGACTGGATAAGAGCTGACGGGAAATTAAACTTCGTGGGGTACACAAAATTCTTGCACGGCGTGACAATTCGCAGTGCAAATGCAAGGTTTCATAGATAA
- the LOC116020862 gene encoding protein IQ-DOMAIN 14-like isoform X2, protein MGKTGGGSWLGLVKKAFRSPSKDTEKSSSSRRREEESEQEEEEKRGKRRWIFRKVPAVHETTVHHIKVESTATTRQTNLGVKNSLNLSGGNQGKRCLSSEDNAAEPNQRQTIAVAMAAAAAAAEAVAATAQAAVEIIRLTRPSLLVKEQHAAIAIQTAFRGYLARKALRALKGVVKLQAIVRGHNVRKRAKMTLQCMQSLVRVQTQVCDRRRRLSSEGSLNSMFNGPNTTTEPHFSHRRSTSKTDLRATALQRESVLAYAFSQQMWSSSKEEEDTNSNEELEDYQRSYNRTILRRASFDQPRDPIRTVEVDTAQSYSNSAPSFRRLQNQYSQDHQQKLCSYIAPVPSPLHRMHQNHSSPCTPPCKIKPILVHSITPQFTREERNHPTPETPNSLSSYFHHRSSVSTATRTPTSQPNYMASTASAMARSQSAPRQRPLTPDREKNPSAKKRLSFPVPDACNNDTITNGYSSDHTLMSSTQKTTYH, encoded by the exons ATGGGGAAGACTGGAGGGGGTTCCTGGTTAGGCTTAGTTAAAAAGGCTTTCAGATCACCTTCCAAGGACACTGAGaagagcagcagcagcagaagaagagaagaagaatcagagcaagaagaagaagaaaag AGAGGAAAACGACGATGGATTTTCCGGAAGGTGCCTGCAGTCCATGAAACAACAGTCCACCACATTAAAGTAGAAAGCACTGCTACCACTAGACAGACAAATTTGGGTGTAAAGAACTCACTAAACCTCAGTGGAGGAAACCAGGGAAAACGTTGTCTGTCGTCCGAGGATAATGCTGCAGAGCCTAACCAAAGACAGACAATTGCAGTGGCCATGGCTgcagctgctgctgctgctgaggCTGTGGCTGCAACTGCACAAGCAGCGGTCGAGATCATTCGCCTAACAAGGCCTTCCCTTTTGGTCAAAGAACAGCATGCTGCTATTGCCATTCAGACAGCATTCAGAGGATACTTG GCAAGAAAAGCGCTTCGAGCACTGAAGGGAGTTGTGAAGCTGCAGGCCATAGTAAGAGGACATAATGTTCGGAAGAGGGCGAAGATGACTCTGCAGTGTATGCAGTCACTGGTAAGAGTGCAAACTCAGGTGTGTGACCGCCGCAGAAGGTTATCCTCTGAAGGGAGCTTGAATTCCATGTTTAATGGCCCAAACACCACAACTGAGCCTCATTTCTCACATAGAAGATCCACT TCTAAAACTGATCTCAGAGCTACTGCGTTACAGCGCGAAAGTGTTCTTGCTTATGCCTTCTCTCAACAG ATGTGGAGCTCAAGTAAGGAGGAAGAGGATACAAACAGCAATGAAGAGCTTGAGGACTATCAGAGGTCATATAACAGAACAATTCTGAGGAGAGCTTCTTTTGATCAACCTAGAGATCCCATTAGGACAGTTGAAGTTGACACAGCCCAGTCTTATTCCAACTCTGCTCCTAGTTTTAGGAGACTCCAAAATCAGTATTCCCAGGACCATCAACAAAAACTATGTTCCTACATTGCACCAGTCCCCTCACCTCTCCACAGAATGCACCAAAACCACTCATCACCCTGCACCCCTCCCTGCAAGATTAAGCCCATCTTGGTCCACTCAATCACCCCTCAATTCACAAGAGAAGAGAGGAACCACCCGACACCCGAAACGCCTAATTCCCTCTCAAGCTACTTCCACCACAGATCAAGTGTCAGCACTGCAACCAGGACTCCAACAAGTCAGCCAAATTACATGGCATCCACTGCATCAGCAATGGCTCGGTCGCAAAGTGCCCCGAGGCAGAGGCCTTTGACACCAGACAGAGAAAAGAACCCTTCTGCAAAGAAACGCCTCTCCTTCCCCGTCCCAGACGCCTGTAACAACGACACTATCACCAACGGTTACTCCTCGGATCATACCTTGATGAGCTCTACCCAAAAGACTACCTATCACTAA
- the LOC116020893 gene encoding uncharacterized protein LOC116020893, whose protein sequence is MVLVEAFWEILERPTIDVEMMMFLGPVWVAFFLGIIIGWTWKPKWASLGNCKFDFSAPSSPMAFVPSPPKALDSTKGFVSSNAQTPSFSPALYASWDEDHIGCDTSSQSQDERANINVITDEDLEHFCHLVERRDGGPCWKHMMDRSIPGLSYQAWQRDPKTGPPQYCSRTVYEDATPELLRDFFWDDEFRLKWDDMMVHASILDECPATGAMVLHWVRKFPFFCSDREYIIGRRMWESERSYYCITKGVQCSSVPRRDRPRRVDLYYSSWFIQAVESSRGNGELTACQVILFHHEDMGIPWELIKFGARQGMWGAVKKIECGLRAYQQARASGEPISHCASMAQTITKINPLHLNSLEQGDDEHSSSSNTEFLDSPPEKPSPVNIPKILLVSGAVAVACTLDGGLLLLPKALLFDIARKLANLGRRNR, encoded by the exons ATGGTGTTGGTAGAAGCGTTTTGGGAGATTTTGGAAAGACCCACGATAGATGTAGAGATGATGATGTTTTTAGGACCTGTATGGGTTGCTTTCTTTCTGGGTATTATTATAGGATGGACGTGGAAACCCAAATGGGCGAGCTTGGGCAATTGTAAGTTCGACTTTTCAGCTCCTTCTTCGCCGATGGCTTTTGTTCCTTCCCCACCAAAGGCTTTGGACTCAACCAAAGGTTTCGTTTCTTCCAATGCCCAGACCCCGAGTTTCAGCCCTGCTTTGTATGCAAGCTGGGATGAGGATCATATTGGTTGTGACACTAGCAG CCAATCGCAAGATGAAAGAGCGAATATTAATGTTATTACGGATGAGGATTTAGAACATTTTTGCCATCTTGTGGAGAGAAGAGATGGAGGGCCATGTTGGAAGCATATGATGGATCGTTCTATCCCCGGTTTGAGTTATCAGGCATGGCAGAGGGATCCAAAG ACTGGTCCTCCTCAGTATTGTAGCAGAACGGTTTATGAAGACGCCACGCCAGAGTTGTTGAGGGACTTCTTCTGGGACGATGAGTTTCGCCTGAAATGGGATGATATGATGGTGCATGCATCGATTCTAGACGAGTGCCCCGCCACAGGAGCAATGGTGTTGCATTGGGTAAGAAAG TTCCCATTTTTCTGCAGTGACAGAGAATACATTATCGGGCGCCGAATGTGGGAATCAGAAAGATCATATTATTGCATTACAAAG GGTGTTCAATGCTCTTCTGTCCCAAGGCGAGATAGACCAAGGCGTGTTGATTTGTACTATTCGAGTTGGTTCATTCAAGCAG TGGAATCAAGTAGAGGAAATGGAGAATTGACAGCTTGTCAGGTGATTCTTTTTCACCATGAAGACATGGGTATCCCTTGGGAACTCATAAAATTCGGGGCGAGGCAAGGCATGTGGGGAGCAGTGAAGAAGATTGAGTGTGGCTTAAGGGCATACCAGCAAGCCAGAGCTTCTGGGGAACCAATCTCCCATTGTGCATCCATGGCTCAAACCATCACGAAAATCAACCCCCTCCATCTCAACTCATTGGAGCAGGGCGACGATGAAcattcatcatcatccaacacTGAATTCCTGGATTCACCACCCGAAAAACCCAGCCCTGTAAACATCCCAAAGATCCTTCTTGTTTCCGGGGCTGTAGCCGTTGCTTGCACTCTTGATGGAGGGCTATTGCTATTACCCAAAGCACTCTTATTCGACATTGCCAGAAAACTTGCAAATCTTGGACGGAGAAACCGCTGA